CTCGACTCGATCATTACCCGACCCAATCCCATCCTAGGCTCAAATACCGAACTTAACAGAGCCGAATTTTTGGGTACCTCCACACCCCTAGTAATTTTGTTACCATTGATAGTATAGATCATCATAACTTTTTTAGCCAAAAATTGTACTTTCCAAATTAACGCATCAAATATTTCGTAGAGCGCAAACGGAAAGTAACATGTATATGAATAGAAAAACAGCAGACTGTAATCAACAATGCGAAGGAATCGACCATTCTGTATGGGAAGATATTCGAAAGGCAAAGATCTGGTCGCAACTACAGGACACTTATAAACATTTAGTAAAAATGGCAACGACAAGTATCTATCAGATTATGAAACAATCGAATAAATTAAGGAAGAAATACACGAAGGATCGTAGCAAAGATCGTGAGAAATGTGTTCCCTATATGGATCGATCAGAAACACCTAATGATTATTGGAATGGAACATTAATTGAATTGAATAATTGTGATGCCACTTACTGTGGAAACGTTTGCTGCTccttaaatgaaaatttgaacaaTGGATTGACAGAATGTGAACAATCATTGTATGAAAGTAAGTTTGTATCTTAACCCAATCGATACTGGGTCATTTTTACCTCCTCGAGGGTTACTCATCGTACTTTTCCAACCCTCATACTGCATACTTCGTGTCGATTTTGTTctatctatattttatttattttttactcaAATATATTAGCGATCAAAGCTGAAACTTTGTATCAAACGTTATTTTGTTGTTTAGGATAAAAATCTGTAGCCACTGCTTGCAGTCACAAGAAGAGGGAGAAATTGCAGGGACACGAATGACACAGAGATGCAGTGTGAGGGTTAAGTTAACGTCTAATGGGGTGAAATAATCACGATGGTCACTGCACGTGAGATAATATATACCGGATGTTACTATTCAGTTATAAAGTGATAGTATTCGCGAGTGGTAGGTAATTGGTTAAATTTAAGTTCATCGATCCCCTGTACAGCGCAACGTTTACATTTTCAGCTTGCAAAGTCTGTCAAAACGGGCAAGAAGCGACTTCGTTAGAGTGTAGTTCTTGCTTCGGCGGTCCCTGTGATATTCAAGAGAACATGTATCCTTGTAACGAAGGATCTCCGACGTACCAGCTGCTACCCACGTGTGGTATTGTTCGCGAAAGAGGCGGCAGCGACGGACCCGGCGGTTCTAATCAAAGAAGGAAAGTTTCCAATCCGAATGCGAGCAGACGTCCAACTCAGAACGGGAGAGAACAGCCAGGTACGTCTGGCAACCGGAGAAGTACTAATCCTAGAAATCAGACTACCCGAAAGATGGGATCTCGTGCTCAGGAGAGAAATGAGATGCCAGGGTACGATCAAGGAACAGAATGTAACACCATGGTCATTGATATGAGCACCGTTCGCCTGATCGAACCCTGTGATCCTCCTTGCGTCACGGAAAGTGTGTCGTACCAGAAGAGCATAAGAGCCGTGAGACGTCGGGAAACCTATTCTGACGCGATCGTGGAAAGACCATCCAGTGATAGGCCCTTACCCGTGAAAGGTAAACATGTTCCAATGATCGAGGAAGCGCATTCCCCTGTGCAGCCCCTTCCATCTCCcaaagaagaaacaaagaaaccGACGCGAACGAGTATGCTTACGCCTAAGAAACCAGATACGAGAAGTAACGCAGGTCAAAAGAGTAAAAGTGTTGCAGTGACAAGCCCCAAAGTCCCAAAACCTGAAGGTAATAACAGGAATGCATCAGTATCTAGCAACAAGAGAGACAGTACGCTGAAACAGAGACCAATAACAAAAGCAGCAGAAAAAGTCGACGCAAGATCGTCATTGACCGCCAAAAAAGTTCAATGTGAAATCATCAAGAACCTTCGAGTGACGTGTGGTAACAAAGACTCGAAGAAGCTGCTCGAACAATTGTGTTTGTGCAACCCGCAAGGAACACCAGTTGCTCCAGTTTTCTCAGAAGTGCAAGTTACGGAGGAAACGGGTAATGAAGTTGCATTGCCATCTCCAATAACGGCGGACGATGCACCGGAAAGTGCATCATtggaagaggaaagagaagaaactATACCcatagaagaagaggaaagtaCACCCGTAGAAGAAACGTACGAAAGTATATCTGCGGAAGATAAAGAAGAAACTACGCACatagaagaaatagaagaaagtACACCcgtggaggaagaagaagaaagtacacccgtggaggaagaagaagaaagtacacccgtagaagaagaaaaagaaattacatcCGTAGATGAAAAAGAGGAAAGTATTCCCgaggaagaaatagaagaagagaCAACGGAGGACACGAAAGAAGTTCAGTCGACCGCCATAGACACGTATGCGGAAAAGTCGGAAGCAATCACCTCGATAACTCCGTTGACAGACGGCGCAGTCAATCTCCAAGACACGGCGGGTACTTCCAAACCGATGGAATTCTACAGGGAGTTCAAAGGAGGTCGAAACTACGTGAGCGTGCAGATGCAAACGTCTAGTACGATTCTGACGAAGATTTTGTCGGAGTTTCAAGTGGGCAACAAAAAGAGGCAGGTGCTGATGAATATCAAATTGCGAACGACTCTGGACGGAAGCAACGACGAAGATCAGCAACCAGAAACGGACGTCGCATCGGTACAAACGTTCAGCCTTACGTCTTGCTTCCGGCGTAACCAATCAACCGATGAATTCCGCTGAATATTCATCGGGCATGGTTACACCGGAGGCACCGATGGAAATTAATGGTCAGACAGAACGGTACGATGAAATTGAATATTCTATACAGGCTAGCAGCTCGAGGGGGCAGTCTATGACGCGCGAATCGTCACGTGTATCGATGCAGTATTATTATGTGGAACAAAAGAGATCTGCCGTCCGAGAAAGGGATCAGAGAGTTTCGATGGACCCGGCTATCGACGATGATAGGCACTTGTCGAATGATCGTGGTAATGGTGtatattttcatcaatttaGAGATGATGATGATATAATAGGCTTTGTTCTTTGACTGTTTAGGCTCCCCTTGCAATAAATGTAGTGGTCCTTGTGGTAAAAAGAAGCTTGGATAATTTGCTTGATGGTGAGTGATTTTAATTATGCTAATTATAAGGCAATTTATCCCTTTTATCATGACTTTTGATTTATctaattctttcttttaaaattcttattttctaaagattatttttcaaacaatgCAGTGAAACTCTAATCCTTGCATGTATATATAACAAGTTGCTGTGTTCATTATGCAAATGAAGCGACGTTGTAAATCTATCCAAGTTCATTACGTACACATGTCGTAATTTCTCCTAACCTTACAGCATAGATGTGTAAAATATGAACCTTAAATCAAAAGTGTAATTTTCGATATTTATAGCCCATCGTAATTTATAAATGTAACAGAGAATTACAGCGTAATAGACattgattaatattttgataCAAAGAGAAACATGGTTACCTAACAGTTCTTGAAAGGTAATTACCATAAAAACAATAATGTCTGATACAGTTTACTATTAACGtatttattctaattttcaaatGCAATAGCTTTGGGacttgaaattacaaaaaatatagATACATTAAATCACAATGAGTGAATACGATCTTCCCAAATCAAACAAAGTCCATATCGATCGCGAGATGGATGCGAAACCGAAGAAGAAAACCATGACTAAACCTAAACCTTTGATAACATCGGAAGTAGAATATAGTCAAGGACCGAGTTCCTCACCCAATACTTCTAACACAAAAGACACTGCAACAGAAGCATACGTCGAAACCGACAATATATACATAACCACGGAAATCTATTCGATGACGGACATCCCTTCGTCATTAACAGAGAATGAAAACTCTCAGCCGAAACCTGGAATGGTAGTCCCGGAATACTGTGGCGATAAATGCTTGGTTCTGCGCGCTTACAGGGACAAATCGATAAATACAGGTGGATGCGATAATGCCGGACCATGCCTGTCGTTGAATTGTATCTTTCCGCCGGAGAGGTTGAAAAGATCCAGTTGCTACAGAGGGGAAGTCCAAAAATATTGCATACCAGCGATGGGCACTTGCGTGAAGGTCAGATGGTCGACGTGCGAAGACTCTTGCACGGGTTTGGTCACCACTCAAATATGTCAAACGGATGGAGACTCTACAGCAATGCCGGAAGTTGAAGTGAAAGAAAAGCATAACGAAAAGCATAACGAAAAGCATAACGAAAAGCATAACGAAAAGCATAACGAAAAGAATAACGAAAAGCATAAACCAAGCATAACGAAGAACTTGATGACGATTCAAGAAGAAGAGTCAAAGACAGAGTCTGAAGAAATAGCTGAAGAATCAAGtacagaaattcaaaaaattgataTGTCAGAAACAGCATCAGTGGCAACGATCGCATCTGAAACGTTATCCTATAAAGATGAAATGATCATGACTTCTTCAAAGCGGGACAAAATATCTCGTAAGAGTTCGTATAAATGGTCCCCGTGCAAAATCGAAATGGGAACGATAATAACGAGCCAGTCGACCACTT
This region of Osmia lignaria lignaria isolate PbOS001 chromosome 10, iyOsmLign1, whole genome shotgun sequence genomic DNA includes:
- the LOC117611351 gene encoding uncharacterized protein LOC117611351; the encoded protein is MDFNGNSYTSATGGSVCQKSRRSNDSLEMNSLCCDSTRNQLQNCTEHREACRQSGNHGKICEHGKVESWRGSFSDGKTRNFNENNMSEYREQESRYDNYGNENDTAGFDVNGSNEPCGRCKSGFNVNVVLHQESPTNQKINMVEPKYNVSFKRCCDENNKKWEQKRRKRSNPISLTGSFFNLSKMKKCKKQETNRSKGSSVQQKTDGSDENSSNFRCTFENCCGNCESYIMEIPQDNLNAYQNWQNMEFEGGNTCFDECCCPREMKMYSSNLSLASSPQHEQCFVSYAETEKCCSFPIEAKCEFPSNEPKEPSKHCLQRVHFAKADNNTRTNHSSCSFCSRKCTPSKASLFVEIGESIADVCNLRSAQVFQLCIDSKESLKNEQERKEQLSARKNMSDSSRERYKSKKQHGKNAKCSVNCKALPAAVTRSYSDRITSMERFDNQSVEERTEGSPCEQTMRNLKSSISFQESRDCRAQTESNMYMNRKTADCNQQCEGIDHSVWEDIRKAKIWSQLQDTYKHLVKMATTSIYQIMKQSNKLRKKYTKDRSKDREKCVPYMDRSETPNDYWNGTLIELNNCDATYCGNVCCSLNENLNNGLTECEQSLYETCKVCQNGQEATSLECSSCFGGPCDIQENMYPCNEGSPTYQLLPTCGIVRERGGSDGPGGSNQRRKVSNPNASRRPTQNGREQPGTSGNRRSTNPRNQTTRKMGSRAQERNEMPGYDQGTECNTMVIDMSTVRLIEPCDPPCVTESVSYQKSIRAVRRRETYSDAIVERPSSDRPLPVKGKHVPMIEEAHSPVQPLPSPKEETKKPTRTSMLTPKKPDTRSNAGQKSKSVAVTSPKVPKPEGNNRNASVSSNKRDSTLKQRPITKAAEKVDARSSLTAKKVQCEIIKNLRVTCGNKDSKKLLEQLCLCNPQGTPVAPVFSEVQVTEETGNEVALPSPITADDAPESASLEEEREETIPIEEEESTPVEETYESISAEDKEETTHIEEIEESTPVEEEEESTPVEEEEESTPVEEEKEITSVDEKEESIPEEEIEEETTEDTKEVQSTAIDTYAEKSEAITSITPLTDGAVNLQDTAGTSKPMEFYREFKGGRNYVSVQMQTSSTILTKILSEFQVGNKKRQVLMNIKLRTTLDGSNDEDQQPETDVASASSSRGQSMTRESSRVSMQYYYVEQKRSAVRERDQRVSMDPAIDDDRHLSNDRGSPCNKCSGPCGKKKLG